The following proteins are encoded in a genomic region of Stutzerimonas balearica DSM 6083:
- a CDS encoding YeiH family protein, producing MNARLEALAPPVALCRKHYPGLALCSVLALAGSFLADHYGAPALLMVLLLGLGFASQGSEARMQPGVALCSRQLLRIGVALLGARIGVAQLEAVGARPLLLVLVTVPLVLGLALLFGRLLRLPTLHSLVAGAAVAICGVSAAIAVAAVIPAGRLEERRLLAVVVGVTALGTLSMLLYPPLTGLLGLDALDSGLLLGASIHDVAQAAGAGYLVSDTAGDVATLTKLLRVALLAPLVLVLGLLLRRQEPGSPDFPLFLLGFLGLFALNSLGWLPAALREALVAGSQACLLLTMAALGMRTRVGELFAQGWQPFAHLALLSVALLLATSLLLTLF from the coding sequence ATGAATGCCCGGCTCGAGGCGCTCGCCCCGCCCGTCGCGCTGTGCCGCAAGCACTACCCAGGCCTGGCCCTGTGTTCAGTGCTGGCACTGGCCGGCAGCTTTCTCGCCGATCACTACGGCGCGCCCGCTCTGCTGATGGTGTTGCTGCTCGGCCTGGGTTTCGCCAGCCAGGGCAGCGAGGCACGCATGCAACCGGGCGTGGCGTTGTGCAGCCGGCAACTGCTGCGCATCGGCGTGGCGCTGCTAGGTGCGCGCATCGGCGTCGCACAGCTGGAAGCGGTCGGTGCGCGACCTTTATTGCTGGTGCTCGTCACGGTGCCGCTGGTGCTCGGCCTGGCGCTGCTGTTCGGCCGGCTGCTGCGGCTGCCGACCCTGCACAGCCTGGTGGCGGGCGCGGCTGTGGCGATCTGCGGCGTGTCGGCGGCGATTGCCGTGGCGGCGGTGATCCCGGCCGGGCGCCTGGAAGAGCGCCGGCTGCTCGCCGTGGTGGTCGGCGTGACAGCCCTCGGTACGCTGTCGATGCTGCTCTACCCGCCGCTGACCGGCCTGCTCGGGCTGGATGCGCTCGACAGCGGCCTGCTGCTCGGCGCCAGCATCCATGACGTCGCCCAGGCGGCCGGTGCCGGATACCTCGTATCGGATACCGCCGGCGACGTCGCGACCCTGACCAAGCTGCTGCGCGTCGCCCTGCTCGCGCCGCTGGTGCTGGTGCTCGGCCTGCTGCTGCGTCGGCAGGAGCCGGGCAGCCCGGACTTCCCGCTGTTCCTGCTCGGCTTTCTCGGTCTGTTCGCGCTGAACAGCCTCGGCTGGCTGCCGGCCGCGCTGCGCGAGGCGCTGGTCGCCGGCTCGCAGGCCTGCCTGCTGCTGACCATGGCCGCGCTCGGCATGCGCACCCGAGTCGGCGAACTGTTTGCCCAGGGCTGGCAGCCCTTCGCCCACCTGGCCCTGCTCAGCGTCGCGCTGTTACTGGCGACGAGCCTGCTGCTGACCCTGTTCTGA
- a CDS encoding HEAT repeat domain-containing protein, which yields MKTYDDPLLQDIATNLTSSDPGIRRVAVLELVDSGEPEAAELLILALNDPDPSVRQEAAKVVDEFDAADIADALIAALQDSDEVVRNAAAHALADLKDPAVALPLLEALAGSDDPFVVAGILRALKPLRHPQAQAPALVRMQHADPGVRREAVAVIGWLKQPANLPALIERAQHDDDADVRRAATGALVYAAPEQVGPALIGILRDEHWQVRVEAAVSIGKLDYQAALQPLVEATHDSFWQVREKAVDALGKLGAVGAIPALGVCARDPMSNLRKAAIGALGAIAHNDGRPFVELAMDDPDPDVRKLARWAMSKLDAAA from the coding sequence ATGAAAACCTACGACGACCCACTGCTGCAGGACATCGCCACCAACCTGACCTCGAGCGACCCCGGCATCCGCCGCGTGGCCGTGCTCGAGCTGGTCGACAGCGGCGAACCGGAAGCCGCCGAGCTGCTGATCCTGGCGCTGAACGACCCGGACCCGTCGGTGCGCCAGGAGGCGGCCAAGGTGGTCGACGAGTTCGACGCCGCCGACATCGCCGACGCCCTGATCGCCGCCCTGCAGGACAGCGACGAGGTGGTGCGCAACGCCGCCGCCCACGCGCTGGCGGACCTAAAGGACCCCGCCGTCGCGTTGCCGCTGCTCGAAGCGTTGGCCGGCAGCGACGATCCCTTCGTCGTCGCCGGCATCCTCCGTGCGCTAAAGCCGCTGCGCCATCCACAGGCGCAGGCGCCGGCCCTGGTGCGGATGCAGCACGCCGACCCGGGCGTGCGCCGCGAAGCGGTGGCGGTGATCGGCTGGCTCAAGCAGCCGGCCAATCTGCCGGCGCTGATCGAGCGGGCGCAGCACGACGACGACGCCGACGTCCGCCGCGCCGCCACCGGCGCGCTGGTCTATGCCGCGCCCGAACAGGTCGGCCCGGCGCTGATCGGCATCCTGCGCGACGAACACTGGCAGGTGCGCGTCGAGGCCGCGGTGAGCATCGGCAAGCTCGACTACCAGGCCGCACTGCAGCCCCTGGTCGAGGCCACGCACGACAGTTTCTGGCAGGTCCGGGAAAAGGCCGTCGATGCGCTCGGCAAGCTCGGTGCGGTGGGTGCGATCCCGGCGCTCGGCGTCTGCGCCCGCGACCCGATGAGCAACCTGCGCAAGGCCGCCATCGGCGCGCTGGGCGCCATCGCACACAACGATGGCCGCCCCTTCGTCGAACTGGCCATGGACGACCCCGACCCGGACGTGCGCAAGCTGGCGCGCTGGGCCATGTCCAAGCTCGACGCCGCGGCCTGA
- the thrH gene encoding bifunctional phosphoserine phosphatase/homoserine phosphotransferase ThrH, with product MKLACIDLEGVLVPELWPIIAERTGIDSLALTTRDVPDYNLLMRNRIAVLRGNGLRLSCVSRILSDVEPVPGARQFLDELAFNEYEINIISDCFLELAKPLFDLLGGPPAMCHRLNVDRFGFVTDCSFYKRAGKEDHVAQALYERRYVLAVGDAFNDLAMLRMANKSYLVNPSAATRAAAPDIKTVASVDEIITLLVHDRAALE from the coding sequence ATGAAACTGGCCTGCATAGATCTAGAGGGTGTTTTGGTCCCGGAGCTTTGGCCAATCATTGCCGAGCGTACAGGCATCGATTCCCTGGCACTGACCACGCGTGATGTGCCAGATTACAATTTGTTGATGCGAAATCGCATTGCGGTTCTGCGTGGCAATGGCTTAAGACTCAGCTGTGTCAGCCGAATATTATCCGATGTCGAGCCTGTTCCCGGCGCCAGACAGTTCCTTGATGAGCTTGCTTTTAATGAATACGAGATAAACATTATTTCTGACTGCTTTCTCGAATTGGCAAAGCCGCTCTTCGACTTGTTAGGCGGGCCGCCAGCTATGTGTCATCGCCTGAATGTGGATCGTTTTGGCTTTGTGACGGATTGCAGTTTTTATAAGCGTGCCGGTAAGGAAGACCACGTGGCCCAGGCGCTTTATGAAAGGCGTTATGTGTTGGCAGTAGGCGATGCCTTTAATGATCTTGCGATGTTGCGAATGGCGAATAAAAGTTATTTGGTCAACCCGTCTGCAGCGACGCGCGCAGCTGCTCCAGATATCAAAACTGTGGCAAGTGTCGATGAGATTATTACTTTACTAGTTCATGATAGAGCTGCGCTGGAATGA
- a CDS encoding DUF971 domain-containing protein, whose amino-acid sequence MNAFTASNHDANPHIAQPQRLIDPPLEIRLRKAQRVLELTWPDGAQSRISCLTLRRACACSNCQRLQQTGALTLIDAEVGVNRLELSGISGLQLYFSDGHFRGLYPWAYLRDLGALSAPGDSRGDPA is encoded by the coding sequence ATGAACGCCTTCACCGCCTCGAATCACGACGCCAACCCCCACATCGCACAGCCCCAGCGGCTGATCGACCCACCCCTCGAGATCCGCCTGCGCAAGGCGCAGCGCGTGCTGGAACTGACCTGGCCGGATGGCGCGCAGAGCCGCATCAGCTGCCTGACGCTGCGGCGGGCCTGCGCCTGCTCCAATTGCCAGCGCCTCCAGCAGACCGGCGCGCTGACGCTGATCGACGCCGAGGTCGGCGTGAACCGCCTGGAACTGTCCGGCATCAGCGGTCTGCAGTTGTATTTCAGCGACGGTCATTTCCGCGGCCTGTACCCCTGGGCCTACCTGCGTGACCTCGGCGCCCTCAGCGCCCCCGGCGACTCGAGAGGCGATCCGGCATGA
- a CDS encoding 4Fe-4S dicluster domain-containing protein: MPVATHRSAVPVIVDEEKCIAEKGCRVCIDVCPLDVLWINPDTGKAHMKYDECWYCMPCEADCPTDAVTVNIPYLLR; this comes from the coding sequence ATGCCCGTCGCCACCCACCGCTCCGCCGTCCCGGTCATCGTGGACGAAGAAAAATGCATCGCCGAAAAGGGTTGCCGTGTCTGCATCGACGTCTGCCCGCTGGACGTCCTGTGGATCAACCCGGACACCGGCAAGGCGCACATGAAGTACGACGAATGCTGGTACTGCATGCCCTGCGAGGCGGACTGCCCGACCGATGCGGTGACAGTGAACATTCCCTACCTGCTGCGCTGA
- a CDS encoding ferredoxin--NADP reductase: MSALGTESVLSVHHWNDTLFSFRTTRDPALRFENGHFVMIGLEVDSKPLMRAYSIVSANHDEHLEFLSIKVPDGPLTSRLQHLKVGDSLIVSRKPVGTLVMHDLRPGKHLYLLGTGTGLAPFMSIVRDPEAYERFDKIVLVHGVREVSELAYHDYLTQELPAHEFLGEAVRAKLLYYPTVTREAFRHTGRINALIETGKLTDDLGLPRLNPESDRVMLCGSPAMLDTLTSQLEALGFQASPSQGVPGDYVIERAFVEK; encoded by the coding sequence ATGTCTGCACTCGGCACCGAAAGCGTTCTATCCGTGCATCACTGGAACGACACCCTGTTCAGCTTTCGCACCACCCGCGATCCGGCGCTGCGCTTCGAGAATGGCCACTTCGTGATGATCGGCCTGGAAGTCGACAGCAAGCCGCTGATGCGCGCCTACAGCATCGTCAGCGCCAACCACGACGAGCACCTGGAATTCCTCAGCATCAAGGTGCCAGACGGCCCGCTGACCTCGCGCCTGCAACACCTGAAGGTCGGTGACTCGCTCATCGTCAGCCGCAAGCCGGTCGGCACCCTGGTGATGCATGACCTCAGGCCCGGCAAGCACCTCTACCTGCTCGGCACCGGCACGGGACTGGCGCCGTTCATGAGCATTGTTCGCGATCCGGAAGCCTACGAGCGTTTCGACAAGATCGTGCTCGTGCACGGGGTGCGCGAGGTCAGCGAGCTGGCCTACCACGACTACCTCACCCAGGAACTGCCGGCGCACGAATTCCTTGGCGAAGCGGTGCGGGCCAAGCTGCTCTATTACCCAACAGTGACCCGCGAGGCGTTCCGCCACACCGGCCGCATCAATGCGCTGATCGAGACCGGCAAGCTCACCGACGATCTCGGCCTGCCGCGGCTGAACCCCGAGAGCGACCGCGTGATGCTCTGTGGCAGCCCGGCGATGCTCGACACCCTCACCAGCCAGCTCGAAGCCCTGGGCTTCCAGGCCTCGCCCAGTCAGGGCGTACCGGGTGATTACGTCATCGAGCGGGCGTTCGTTGAAAAGTAA
- the fdxA gene encoding ferredoxin FdxA, with product MTYVVTENCIRCKYTDCVEVCPADCFHEGPNFLVINPETCIDCSLCAPECPADAIFADNALPEGQQHFLELNAELAEVWPVITQSASPLAEAETWVDQGGKLAFLER from the coding sequence ATGACCTACGTCGTTACCGAGAACTGCATCCGCTGCAAATACACCGACTGCGTGGAAGTCTGCCCGGCCGACTGTTTTCACGAAGGCCCGAACTTTCTCGTCATCAACCCCGAGACCTGCATCGACTGCAGCCTCTGCGCGCCGGAATGCCCGGCCGATGCGATCTTCGCGGACAACGCCTTGCCCGAAGGCCAACAGCACTTTCTCGAACTCAACGCCGAGCTGGCCGAAGTCTGGCCGGTGATCACCCAGAGCGCCTCGCCGCTGGCCGAGGCCGAAACCTGGGTGGACCAGGGCGGCAAGCTGGCCTTTCTGGAGCGCTGA